Below is a window of Nocardia asteroides DNA.
ACCGTGCGCGATTTCGGCCGCGACACCGCCCGTCGCACGGGCGGCTACGTCGAGCTGTGCCGCAGGCACCGGCGCTGGTACGAGCAGCTGGTGGTCGACGCGAACGCCGACTGGGTGGGGCCGCGACAGCTCGGCTGGGTCCTCGCCATGACCAGGGAGGAACCGAATCTGCGGCAGGCGCTGGAATTCTGCCTCCGCGACAGCCCCGAATCCGGGATCCGCATCGCCGCCGCGGTGTGGCCGTTCTGGTTCTGCGGCGGCTCGCTCGACGAGGGCCGCCGCTGGCTGGACCGGCTGCTGGCCGCGGATCGTGGACCGCTCACGGTCGGGCGCGCCACGGTCGTCTACGCCGACTGCCTGCTGGCCGCGGTCCAGGCCGACCTGCCCGCGGTGACGGCCAGGGTCGGCGAGGCCAGGGCCATGATCGGCCCGGACACCGACCGGCTCTGCCGCGCCCACGTCGATTTCGCCGAGGGCACCCTGGCGGTGCTGCGCGGCGATCCCACGCTGGCGCGGCGCGTGCTCGGTCAGGCGATCGCGGTGTACGCCGAGCGAGGCAACGTCTTGTTCCAGGTCGACGCCCTGACCACGCTCGGCCTCGCCTACGAGCTCGAGCACGACCACGACCGGGCCACCGAGGTCTACCGGCGGGCACTCGAGATCACCGACGAGCACGGCGAGACCATGTACCGCTCGTATGTGCTGTGGTCGCTCGCGGTCACCGAATGGCGCCAGGGCTATGCCGCCCAGGCGATGGAGCTGCTGGCCGCGGCGCTGCGCGCCAGCCACGCGGTGGCCGACAAGATGAGCGTCTGCATGTGCCTGCACGCCATGGCCTGGATCGCCGCCGAGCACGGTGACACCGAGCGCGCGGTGGTCCTGACCGCGGCCGCCGAGCGGGTCGGCGGGTCGGTCGGGATGGCCCCGATGATCGACCCGAGCGTGCGGGTCCACCTGGCCGACTGCGAGCGCCGCGCCCGCCGGGCACTCGACGAGCAGGCCTATGCCGCGGCCCGAAGAGCCGGGGGCGCAATGGATTTCGACACCGCGGTCGGTTACGCGCTGGGCACGGACGAACCCGTCGACGCCGACCGCGCGCATCGTCCGACCCCGACCTGACGGCCCCGGTCAGCCGGGCACGACTCGCGCCCGGATCTGCCGGATCAGCGCGCCGAGCCGTGCCACCGTCGCGTGTTCCGGGTCGCTGAGCCGCAGCTGGAGCAGTTCCCGGATGGCAGCCTGCACGATGCGCGCGGTGTACTCCGGATCGGGGAGATCGGGAAAGGCCTGTTCGAGTTCGGCCCGGAAGAACCGCTGCACGATCTCCTGTGATTCGGCCAGCCGCTGGGACAACTCCGGCGGCGCGCCCTCGGGCGGAAACAGGAACAGCCGCCAGGTGTTCGGATACGCGTCCACCGCGTGCAGCATGGCGGTGAAGGCGTTGACGAAGCGATCGGTCTCGTCCGGATCGGCGTGCTGGGCGATCGCCTCGGCGAACTGGCGGCCCGCGCGCTGCTGCTCGCGGTCGATCAACGCGACGAACAGGCCGGGCAGATCGCCGAACTGCTGATACAGGACCGGGCGGGTGATGCCGGCCGCCGTCGCGATCCGGTTCGGCGTCGCGGCGTGGAAACCCTCGGCGGTCACGATGGCGTGCGTGCTGTCGAGAATCTGCTCGCGCCGATCCTGCGCGGTCATGCGCTTGCGCGCGGGCGGCGTCGTCGTCACCCTTGACAGGGTAACTTACAACCTGTCAGTGTCTAACTGACAAGGTGAAAGTTAAGGAATCTCATGACGCTCCACTATCCGGAACTGGCCCGGCGGGTGCGCAGTCAGCGCGAGTTGCAGCCCGGTCTCTACGGCGCGGTCGACTTCGACGCGACGCCTCACCGCTTCACCGCCGACCCCGCGGTCGAATCCTCGCTGCCCGGCTGGGTCGCCGACCGCGCGCCCCTGCTGCGCGACGAGCGGGTCGTCGAGCTGATGCGCACGGCGACCATGCTCGGCGACGCCGTCGCCGACCCCTACGCGGCGCTGGCGGGGACCTATGGTGTCCGCGGTCTGGTCGGCATGCTCCGGCAGGCCTGCCGGAGCGGCGTCGACGCCGTGCCCGCGGCCCCCGCCGAACTGCGGGCCTTCCTCGCCGCCATGGAGGCCACCCCGGACTGGGTCGACATGGCGCTGGTCGAAGAGGGCGCGCGCCAGTCCAGGGCCGCCGCGGCGTTCCTGTCGCCGTTCCTGATCCGCGGCGCCTTCCTCGCGACTTTCCTCAACACCTATGCGGCGCTGCCGATGACGCTCACCGGGGCCCTCTCCGGCCGTCGCGCGGCGCGCCGCGTGCACGAGACGGCGAGCTTCTTCGCCGTCACCACCGTGCGGGGCGCGCTGGAGCGGCACGGACCCGGCTTCGAGTCGGCCGCCATGGTGCGGCTGATGCACTCGATGGTGCGCTGCAACGCGCTGGCCCGGTCCGGACAGTGGGATCCGGCGATCTACGGCATCCCGGTGCCCCAGGTCGACCAGATGCCCGCCGGGCTGATCAACATGTACCTGCTGGCCACCTTCGCGCACCGCCGCGGCCGCATCGTCTTCACCCCGCGCGAGCGGGCGATCCTCGAATTCAGCCGGTACCGGTGCTTTCTGCTCGGCCTCCCCGAGGAACTGCTGCCCACGACGGTGCCCGGGATCCTCGAGGTGTTCCACGGGCGCGCCGCCCTGCTGCGCCGCGACTTCGACGACGCCACCTGCGGTGCGCTCGTCCGCTCCACGATGGCCGCCTACCTGCGCCCCGGCCGTACCCGCTACGACCGGGCCGCCGACGCGGTGGAGCGCAGCTGGAGCCGGGCGTTCTTCCTCGGTTTCTGCGGTGGCGACCGCGCGGCGGCGGCCGCGATGAGCGTCGATTTCGGCGTCGGTGACGGTGTCCGGGTCGCGCTCACCGCGCCGTTCGTCCTCGGCCGGTTCCTCGTGGTGGTCCTCGCGGGCCGCAGACCCCGGCTGCGGGCCGCGGTCGAGCGCTACACCGACCGGGTCCTCGCGCGCCGCCTCGCCGAATACGGCACGCCCGACTTCACCACCGACGCCGGTGACTATCCCGCGGCCGCGTCCGCCACACCGGAACACCCGTGAACCGCCGGTAGGCTGGGGCGGGCGTTCTTTCGTGTCGGAGTGCCGGTGGCCGTCGTCTCGGCCGCCGGACCGCGGTGGAGGAGTGATGCGCGTGCAGATCGATCTGACGGGTAAGACGGCCCTGGTCACCGGCTCGACGCAGGGGATCGGGCTGGCCATCGCCGAGGGTTTGGCGCGCAGCGGCGCCAGAGTCGCGATCAACGGCCGCACGGCCGGGCGCGTCGACGCCGCAGTGGCCGAATTGCGTGGCGCGGGCGGCGATGTCGTCGGCGTCACGGCCGATGTCGCCACCGCGGACGGCGCCGCGGCCCTGCTCGCCGCGCTGCCCACCGTCGACATCCTCGTCAACAATCTGGGCATCTTCGAGGCGGTGCCCGCGCGGGAGATCACCGACGCGCAGTGGCGCGACTTCTTCGAGGTCAATGTGCTCGCGGCGGTCCGGCTCATCCGGTCCTATCTGCCCGGCATGATCGAGCGGGGCTGGGGACGCGCCGTCCAGATCGCCAGCGACTCGGCCGTGGTCACGCCGCAGGAGATGATCCACTACGGCGCGTCCAAGACCGCGCTGCTCGCGGTGACCCGCGGCTTCGCCAAAGATGCCGCGGGGACCGGTGTCACGGTCAATTCGGTCATCGCGGGCCCTACCCACACGGCGGGCGTGGAGGACTTCGTCTATCAGCTCGTGGACCGCTCGCTGCCGTGGGAGCAGGCCCAGCGCGAGTTCATGCGCGAGCACCGGCCGCAGTCGCTGATCCAGCGGCTGATCGAGCCGGCCGAGATCGCCAACATGGTGGTCTACCTGAGTTCGCCCCTGGCCTCGGCGACCACGGGCGGGGCGCTGCGGGTCGACGGCGGCTACGTCGACGCGATCCTGCCCTAGCGGCCCCCGCGGTTCTAAGCGACCGCTTAGAACCGCCGACGGCTATCGCTCGACGGCGCCGACCATGCGCGCGGCGAGTTCGGCGTAGGCGGCTCCTACCGCCTCAGGGCTGTGCAGCTCGCGCGACGGATACCAGCGCAGCGTGTCGATGCACAGCGACAACACCGCGAGGGTCACCGTGTCGATATCGGGCACGCCGAACTCGCCGGTCCGGACACCCTCGGCCACGATCGCCCGCAGCGTGTCGACGATGTCGCGGCGCAGCCGTACCACCGTGGCGTGATGGTCCGGGTCGAGCGCGCCGAGTTCGTACTGCACCACGCGGCCCGCCGTGGTGTGCTCGGCGTGCCAGTAGGCGAACGCGTACACGGCCGCACGCAGGCGTTTCGTGGCGTTTCCCGGCACGTCGGCGCCGGCGCGCAGAGCGGCCAGCGCCGCCGCGTGCCCGGACGTGCTGAGCCGGGCCAGTACCTCCTGCTTGCTACGGAAGTGGATGTACATCGCGGCCGGGCTCATCCCCGCGCCCGCGGCGATCTCGCGCGTGCTGGTGCCGTGATAGCCCTTCTTCGCGAACGCGTCGCGGGCCGCGTCGAGCAGCCGCAGTTCGGCCTCCACGATTGGTCGCTCGCTCGCCGTGGATCCGGCCGGTCCCGTCGATGTCTGTGCTGGCATGCGTCGCGTCCTTCGGTCCGGACCGGCCCGGCGCCGGTGGTCACCCATTGACTTTCTCACACCCGCTCCACATACTAAGCGAACGCTTAGCCAGGTGGATAGGGAGAGCACTATGACCGAAGCAGTAATCGTCGCCACCGCGCGGTCGCCGATCGGGCGGGCGGGCAAGGGCTCGCTGATCAGCCTGCGGCCGGACGACCTCGCCGCACAGGTGATCGCCGCCGCGCTGGCGCAGGTGCCGGGGCTGGACCCGAACACGGTGGACGACCTGTACCTGGGCGCCTGGGAGCACACCGGCGAGCAGGCCGAGAACATCGCCCGCCGGGTGGCGGTCCAGCTGGGCCTGGACGCCGTGCCCGCCGTCACCGTGAACCGGGCCTGCGCGTCGAGTGTGCAGACCACCCGCATGGCGGTGAACGCGATCAAGGCGGGCGACGGTGAGGTCTTCATCTCCGGTGGCGTGGAGTGTGTTTCGCGCTATCCGCGGCAGAACGGCGTCGGCGCGGGCGACCTCGCGTTCCAGAACCCGCTGTTCGCCGACGCGCAGGCGCGGACCGCGCGGCTGGCCGAGACGAACGAGACCTGGACCGACCCCCGGGCCGAGGGCGCCCTGCCCGATGTCTACATCACCATGGGACAGACCGCCGAGAACGTCGCCACCCACCGCGGCATCAGCCGCGCCGAACAGGACGAATTCGCGGCGCGCTCACAGCAATTGGCCGAGAAGGCGATCGCCGACGGCTTCTTCGCCCGCGAGATCACCCCGGTGACCCTGCCCGACGGCACCGTCGTCACCACCGACGACGGACCGCGCGCGGGCACCACCGTCGAGGGACTGTCGGGTCTGCGCACGGTCTTTCGCGCCGACGGCACCGTCACCGCGGGCAATGCCTGTCCCCTCAACGACGGAGCCGCCGCCCTGGTCGTGATGAGCGACACCAAGGCCAGGGAGCTGGGCCTGATCCCGCTGGCGCGGGTCGTGTCCACCGCGGTGAGCGGGCTGTCGCCGGAGATCATGGGCTTGGGCCCGGTGGCGGCCTCGCGACGCGCGCTGGCCAAGGCCGGCTTGTCGATCGGCGACATCGACCTGGCCGAGATCAACGAGGCGTTCGCGGCGCAGGTCATCCCGTCCTACCGCGACCTCGGCATCGATCTCGACAAGCTGAACGTCAACGGCGGCGGCATCGCGCTGGGTCACCCGTTCGGTGCCACCGGCGCCCGCATCACCACCACGCTGCTGCATTCGCTGGCTGAACGCGACCTGCAGTTCGGGCTGGAGACCATGTGCATCGGCGGCGGTCAGGGCATGGCGATCATCTTCGAGAGGCTGAGCTGATGACGCGCACGCAGACACCGACGTCGAACCTGAGCTTCGACTTCGCCGGGCAGTCGGTCATCGTCACCGGCGGCGGCCGCGGCATCGGCCTCGAACTGGGCCGGGCCTTCCACACCGCGGGCGCGGTGGTCTACCTCGTCGACTTCGACGCGGCCGTGGTCGCCGACGCGGCAGCCGAGGTGGGCTGCCGGTACGCGGTGGCCGATGTGGCCGACAGCGCGTCGGTGCGGGCCGTGGTCGAGCAGGTGCACGCCGAGACCGGCCGGATCGACGTGCTGGTCAACAACGCGGGCATCCTGCGGGACCGGCTGCTCTGGAAGCTCACCGACGACGACTACGAGCAGGTCATGGCGGTGCACGCCGGCGGCACCTTCCGGTTCACCCGCGCGTGCGTGCCGTACTTCCGCGAACGCGGCTACGGCCGGGTCGTCAACGTCACCTCCTATACCGGTCTGCGCGGCAACCCCGGTCAGTCGAACTACGCCATGGCCAAGGCCGGGATCATCGGCTTCACCAAGACCGCGGCCAAGGAACTGGCCCGCTTCGGGGTAACCGTGAACGCCATCTCACCCAATGCCGAGACACGGATGATCGCCTCCATCCCCGACGACAAGAAGGCCGAGCTCACCGGCCAGATCCCGATGGGCCGCTTCGCCGAGCCCAGCGAAATGGCCTCCGCCGTGGCCTTTCTCGCCTCGGCCGAAGCCGGCTACATCACCGGCACCGTGCTGCCCGTCGACGGCGGGATCTCGATATGACGGGCCGGTTCGACGGACAGGTCGCCGTCGTCACCGGAGCCAGCCGGGGGATCGGTCTGGCGATCGCCCGGCGCCTGGTCGAGGAAGGCGCGCGGGTCGTGCTCACCGCCCGCACCGAGGAAGCGCTCGACGCCGCCGTCGCCGAACTCGGCGGGCCGACGGTCGCGCTCGCGGTCGCGGGCAAGGCCGACGACCCCGAGCATCAGGTGGCGACACTGGCCGAGGCGGCGCAGACCTTCGGCGGTGTCGACGTGCTGGTCAACAACACCGGCATCAATCCGGTGGCGGGCCCGGTGCTCGACACCGATCTCGGTGCCGCGCGAAAGACCATGGAGGTGAACGTATTCGGGGCGATCGGCTGGACCCGGGCCTTCCGTGACCGGGCCGGGGACCGGGCCAAGGCCGTGGTCAATCTCGCCTCGGTCGCCGGCCTGCGTCCCGCCGCCGACATCGGCGTCTACGGCGTGAGCAAGTCGGCGCTGATCGGGCTGACCACGCAGCTGGCGCAGGAACTCAGTCCGGCGATCCGGGTGAACGCGGTGGCGCCCGCGGTGGTGCGCACCAGGTTCGCGACCGCCCTGTTCGAAGGCAAGGAACAGCAGGTGCGCGCGGAATACCCGCTCGCGCGGCTGGGCGAGCCCGCCGATGTCGCGGCCGCGGTGGCGTTCCTCGCCTCCGGCGACGCCGCCTGGATCACCGGGCAGACCTTGGTCGTGGACGGCGGGCTCACCCTCGGGGGCGGGATCCGATGACGACCTTCGCCTCCCTCGACGAGTTGCGAGCCGCGGTCGGGGCCGACCTGGGTGTCAGCGACTGGGTCGAGGTCACTCAGGACCGGATCGACACCTTCGCCGACTGCACCGAGGACCGGCAGTGGATCCACATCGATCCGGTGCGCGCGGCGGACGGCCCGTTCGGCGCGCCCATCGCGCACGGGTATCTCACGCTGTCGCTGCTGTCGGCGTTCCTGACCGATCTGCTGCGGGTGGACGGCGTGCGCGCGGCGGTCAACTACGGGCTGGACAAGGTGCGCTTCCCCGCGCCGGTGCCGGCCGGGTCGCGGGTTCGCGGGTCCGGGCGGCTGGCCTCGGTCGACGAGGTGCCCGGGGGTGTGCAGGTCGCGATCGATGTCACCGTCGAGTGCGACCGGTCCGGCAAACCCGTCTGCGTCGCACGGACATTGGCCCGGTATCTCGGCGGATAACCGGTTGCGCGGTGGGTTAGGTTGGGAATCGTGACCACTGCTACCGAGGCGGACAGACTCTAGCCACCGGTCCGCCGGTGGCTGCCCCGTGCGAACCACACCGTGCCGACCGGACACGGTCTCTCGTGGTGCGCCCGGATGCCCCGGTTCGACCGCTGTCTGTCCGTCGCGCCGCGTCCCCGCTGCCGGGACGCGCGCGTTCAGCTCGGTGACCAGTGGGAGTTCCCTGTGCCTAAGTGGTTGGTGGCGTTGTTCGTCGCCGCGTTCGTCTTCTATACCGACGACTATGTGATCGCCGGTGTCCTGCCCGAGATCGCCGGTGATCTCGGGGTGAGTCAGGCCGCGGCGGGCCAGCTCGTCACGATCTTCGCCGTGACCGTCGCGCTGGTGGCGCCGGTCGCGGGTGTGGTGTTCGCGCGCGTGCCACGCCGGTCGCTGCTCGCGACCGGCGTGTGCGTGTTCGTGGCCGCCAATATCGGTGCGGCGCTGACGCCGTCGTTCGGTGCGCTGCTGGTGGTGCGGGTGGTGGCCGCGGCCGCCGCCGCGGTCGCGACACCGTCGCTGTTCGCGACGGCGGTGCGGCGCGCCCCCGCGGATCGCGTCGGGCGGTCGGTGGCGGTGGTGGCGCTCGGCGTCACCGGGTCGATCGCCGTCGGCGTGCCCGTCGGCACCTGGATCGGTGGCGTGTTCGGCTGGCGCGCGACCTTCGCCGCGATGGCGGTGGGCGGGGTGATCGCGCTCGCCGGGCTGCTGGCGGCCCTGCCAAGGGAGCCCGCCGAGACCGCCGTCCCGGACTGGAAAGCCCAGCTGCGCAGCCTGTCCCGGCGTCCGGTGAGCTGCGGCCTGCTGGCGAACACCTCGCTCATGACCGGTTCGATGATGATGCTCACCTACCTGGCGCCGTACCTCGCCGAGGTCGCCGGGCCGGGAGTGGACGCCCGCGCGGTCTCGTTCGGGCTGGCCGGTGTGGCGGGCATGCTGGGCATGTGGGCCGGTGGCGTCGCGACCGACCGCTGGGGCCCGGATCGCGCGCTGTCCGCGGGAATCGGCGCCATCGCGGGTTCGATGGCGTACCTGTCGCTGATGTGGGTGCTGCGCCCGGTCCCGTCGGCTGCCCTGCTCCCGGTGCTCGCGTTCTGGGGCGGCGCCGCCTTCTGGAACTCACCCGCCATCCAGGCCAGACTGGCCCTGCTGTCCGGCCCGCTGGCCCCGCAGGCGCTGGCGCTCAACACCTCCGGCACCTACCTCGGGGTCGCGCTGGGCGGTCTCTGCGGCGGCCTCGCCATGAGCGTCGGGAGCAGCGCCGTGTTGCCACCGCTCGCCGCCGGTTTCGCCCTCGCCGCCCTGCTCCT
It encodes the following:
- a CDS encoding MaoC family dehydratase, which gives rise to MTTFASLDELRAAVGADLGVSDWVEVTQDRIDTFADCTEDRQWIHIDPVRAADGPFGAPIAHGYLTLSLLSAFLTDLLRVDGVRAAVNYGLDKVRFPAPVPAGSRVRGSGRLASVDEVPGGVQVAIDVTVECDRSGKPVCVARTLARYLGG
- a CDS encoding SDR family oxidoreductase — translated: MTGRFDGQVAVVTGASRGIGLAIARRLVEEGARVVLTARTEEALDAAVAELGGPTVALAVAGKADDPEHQVATLAEAAQTFGGVDVLVNNTGINPVAGPVLDTDLGAARKTMEVNVFGAIGWTRAFRDRAGDRAKAVVNLASVAGLRPAADIGVYGVSKSALIGLTTQLAQELSPAIRVNAVAPAVVRTRFATALFEGKEQQVRAEYPLARLGEPADVAAAVAFLASGDAAWITGQTLVVDGGLTLGGGIR
- a CDS encoding MFS transporter — protein: MPKWLVALFVAAFVFYTDDYVIAGVLPEIAGDLGVSQAAAGQLVTIFAVTVALVAPVAGVVFARVPRRSLLATGVCVFVAANIGAALTPSFGALLVVRVVAAAAAAVATPSLFATAVRRAPADRVGRSVAVVALGVTGSIAVGVPVGTWIGGVFGWRATFAAMAVGGVIALAGLLAALPREPAETAVPDWKAQLRSLSRRPVSCGLLANTSLMTGSMMMLTYLAPYLAEVAGPGVDARAVSFGLAGVAGMLGMWAGGVATDRWGPDRALSAGIGAIAGSMAYLSLMWVLRPVPSAALLPVLAFWGGAAFWNSPAIQARLALLSGPLAPQALALNTSGTYLGVALGGLCGGLAMSVGSSAVLPPLAAGFALAALLLLARA
- a CDS encoding oxygenase MpaB family protein; translation: MTLHYPELARRVRSQRELQPGLYGAVDFDATPHRFTADPAVESSLPGWVADRAPLLRDERVVELMRTATMLGDAVADPYAALAGTYGVRGLVGMLRQACRSGVDAVPAAPAELRAFLAAMEATPDWVDMALVEEGARQSRAAAAFLSPFLIRGAFLATFLNTYAALPMTLTGALSGRRAARRVHETASFFAVTTVRGALERHGPGFESAAMVRLMHSMVRCNALARSGQWDPAIYGIPVPQVDQMPAGLINMYLLATFAHRRGRIVFTPRERAILEFSRYRCFLLGLPEELLPTTVPGILEVFHGRAALLRRDFDDATCGALVRSTMAAYLRPGRTRYDRAADAVERSWSRAFFLGFCGGDRAAAAAMSVDFGVGDGVRVALTAPFVLGRFLVVVLAGRRPRLRAAVERYTDRVLARRLAEYGTPDFTTDAGDYPAAASATPEHP
- a CDS encoding SDR family oxidoreductase translates to MTRTQTPTSNLSFDFAGQSVIVTGGGRGIGLELGRAFHTAGAVVYLVDFDAAVVADAAAEVGCRYAVADVADSASVRAVVEQVHAETGRIDVLVNNAGILRDRLLWKLTDDDYEQVMAVHAGGTFRFTRACVPYFRERGYGRVVNVTSYTGLRGNPGQSNYAMAKAGIIGFTKTAAKELARFGVTVNAISPNAETRMIASIPDDKKAELTGQIPMGRFAEPSEMASAVAFLASAEAGYITGTVLPVDGGISI
- a CDS encoding TetR/AcrR family transcriptional regulator yields the protein MPAQTSTGPAGSTASERPIVEAELRLLDAARDAFAKKGYHGTSTREIAAGAGMSPAAMYIHFRSKQEVLARLSTSGHAAALAALRAGADVPGNATKRLRAAVYAFAYWHAEHTTAGRVVQYELGALDPDHHATVVRLRRDIVDTLRAIVAEGVRTGEFGVPDIDTVTLAVLSLCIDTLRWYPSRELHSPEAVGAAYAELAARMVGAVER
- a CDS encoding SDR family NAD(P)-dependent oxidoreductase produces the protein MQIDLTGKTALVTGSTQGIGLAIAEGLARSGARVAINGRTAGRVDAAVAELRGAGGDVVGVTADVATADGAAALLAALPTVDILVNNLGIFEAVPAREITDAQWRDFFEVNVLAAVRLIRSYLPGMIERGWGRAVQIASDSAVVTPQEMIHYGASKTALLAVTRGFAKDAAGTGVTVNSVIAGPTHTAGVEDFVYQLVDRSLPWEQAQREFMREHRPQSLIQRLIEPAEIANMVVYLSSPLASATTGGALRVDGGYVDAILP
- a CDS encoding acetyl-CoA C-acetyltransferase, which encodes MTEAVIVATARSPIGRAGKGSLISLRPDDLAAQVIAAALAQVPGLDPNTVDDLYLGAWEHTGEQAENIARRVAVQLGLDAVPAVTVNRACASSVQTTRMAVNAIKAGDGEVFISGGVECVSRYPRQNGVGAGDLAFQNPLFADAQARTARLAETNETWTDPRAEGALPDVYITMGQTAENVATHRGISRAEQDEFAARSQQLAEKAIADGFFAREITPVTLPDGTVVTTDDGPRAGTTVEGLSGLRTVFRADGTVTAGNACPLNDGAAALVVMSDTKARELGLIPLARVVSTAVSGLSPEIMGLGPVAASRRALAKAGLSIGDIDLAEINEAFAAQVIPSYRDLGIDLDKLNVNGGGIALGHPFGATGARITTTLLHSLAERDLQFGLETMCIGGGQGMAIIFERLS
- a CDS encoding TetR/AcrR family transcriptional regulator, whose product is MTAQDRREQILDSTHAIVTAEGFHAATPNRIATAAGITRPVLYQQFGDLPGLFVALIDREQQRAGRQFAEAIAQHADPDETDRFVNAFTAMLHAVDAYPNTWRLFLFPPEGAPPELSQRLAESQEIVQRFFRAELEQAFPDLPDPEYTARIVQAAIRELLQLRLSDPEHATVARLGALIRQIRARVVPG